A portion of the Heliangelus exortis chromosome 28, bHelExo1.hap1, whole genome shotgun sequence genome contains these proteins:
- the MEF2B gene encoding LOW QUALITY PROTEIN: myocyte-specific enhancer factor 2B (The sequence of the model RefSeq protein was modified relative to this genomic sequence to represent the inferred CDS: inserted 1 base in 1 codon) translates to MGRKKIQISRILDQRNRQVTFTKRKFGLMKKAYELSVLCDCEIALIIFNSTNRLFQYASTDMDRVLLKYTEYSEPHESRTNSDILQTLKRKGLGLETPELELEDGTDPGDKXRRLSEGSDLAGPRPRFYNPEATECPLGSPSASPQSQGRPPTFKPAAPKPPGRSPGPLPPGIGYPLFPAGNLTRALATKTPPPLYLGAEGRRGESHGSQAGGRSGGSVVRPLYPTLQTLSPVLTPSSSLTGFPFLTPTQAEFGAGETPAPPGFLQPGPPAWQHPRDMAALGVNSRIVPPEEPTPTPGTSPQHQPISIKSERVSPGLGTPQPPPTPLASLSEVSRGPGDLQQRDDYAKGYPYPSGPPRPVAEEQRVPAPPRRAQPLDVWQR, encoded by the exons ATGGGCcggaaaaaaatccagatcaGCCGGATACTGGATCAACGGAACCGGCAG GTGACCTTCACCAAGCGGAAATTCGGGCTGATGAAGAAGGCGTACGAGCTGAGTGTCCTCTGCGACTGCGAGATCGCCCTCATCATCTTCAACAGCACCAACCGCCTCTTCCAGTACGCCAGCACCGACATGGACCGGGTTCTGCTCAAGTACACCGAGTACAGCGAGCCCCACGAGAGCAGGACCAACTCCGACATCCTCCAG acCCTCAAGCGcaaggggctggggctggagacCCCcgagctggagctggaggacgGGACGGACCCCGGGGACA GGCGGAGGCTGAGCGAGGGCTCGGACCTGGCGGGGCCCCGGCCCCGGTTCTAC AACCCAGAGGCCACCGAAtgtcccctgggcagccccagtgCCTCCCCCCAAAGCCAAGGTCGCCCACCCACCTTCAAACCGGCAGCACCGAAGCCACCGGGACGCTCACCGGGACCTTTACCCCCAG GTATTGGCTACCCCCTCTTCCCTGCTGGCAACCTGACACGAGCCCTGGCCACCAAGACCCCCCCCCCACTCTACCTGGGGGCTGAGGGCCGGCGAGGTGAAAGCCACGGTAGCCAAGCTGGTGGCCGGAGTGGTGGCAGCGTGGTG AGGCCTCTGTACCCCACTCTGCAGACCCTCAGCCCTGTGCTCACCCCAAGCAGCAGCCTCACCGGGttccccttcctcacccccaCCCAGGCAG AATTTGGGGCTGGTGAGACCCCGGCCCCCCCCGGGTTCCTGCAGCCCGGCCCCCCCGCGTGGCAGCACCCACGGGACATGGCAGCACTGGG ggtcAACAGCCGGATTGTCCCCCCCGAGGAGCCAACCCCGACCCCCGGCACGTCCCCCCAGCACCAACCCATCAGCATCAAGTCAGAACGggtctccccagggctgggcaccccccagcccccccccacccccttggCCTCCCTAAGCGAAGTTTCTCGAGGCCCCGGAGACCTCCAGCAACGGGACGACTACGCCAAGGGGTACCCCTACCCCTCGGGACCCCCCCGGCCCgtggcagaggagcagagggtcCCTGCCCCCCCACGGCGAGCACAGCCCCTGGACGTCTGGCAGAGATAG
- the TMEM221 gene encoding transmembrane protein 221 — protein MPSTYPQRALTVLLLFGTLAAAMALLASSLIFQLPSGRSGPGAGAGPVRGALPESVAAVLLPVSAVLASLCLVLNLSCLLLCLLHSYFSTELCRGQRGPERAAWFLGDSRRVRHAALALFCCGVSLYLAALAISMLLLFEQEGGIASACILSSGVLVLLITLTHALLRASRLSHHIPSEISHTLYENNSAQPPESSTSDLNNKNLTAAAPAEFHQEFSFPLFPGGKSQLGSPASSHLTSSASPGIPSEQGSSKLSRTHRTLALESGLLQDQGKPWNGIRQEMRNVLARKPGASGKDSTLV, from the exons ATGCCCTCCACCTACCCGCAGCGGGCCCTGACGGTGCTGCTGCTCTTCGGGACGTTGGCAGCCGCCATGGCCCTGCTCGCTTCCAGCCTCATCTTCCAGCTGCCGTCGGGGCGCAGCGGgcccggtgccggtgccggtcCCGTTCGAGGGGCTCTACCGGAGTCGGTGGCCGCCGTTCTGCTGCCGGTATCGGCGGTGCTGGCTTCGCTCTGCCTGGTTCTGAACCTGAGctgtctcctcctctgcctcctccacagCTACTTCAGCACCGAGCTCTGCCGGGGGCAGCGCGGCCCCGAGCG GGCAGCCTGGTTCCTCGGGGACAGCCGGAGGGTTCGTCACGCAGCCCTCGCCCTGTTCTGCTGTGGGGTCTCTCTCTACCTGGCAG ccctggccatctccatgctgctgctctttgagCAGGAGGGAGGCATTGCCAGTGCCTGCATCCTCTCCTCTGGTGTCCTGGTCCTGCTCATCACGCTCACACACGCCCTGCTCCGAGCTTCCCGACTTTCCCACCACATTCCCTCAGAGATTTCCCACACCCTCTATGAGAACAACTCAGCTCAACCTCCTGAATCCTCCACCTCTGACCTCAACAACAAGAACCTgactgctgctgccccagcagagtTCCACCAGGaattctctttccctcttttcccaggaGGGAAATCCCAGCTGGGCTCCCCGGCCAGCAGCCACCTCACCTCTTCAGCCAGCCCTGGAATTCCCTCCGAGCAGGGAAGCTCCAAGCTGAGCAGGACACACAGGACACTGGCACTGGAgtcagggctgctgcaggatCAGGGAAAACCCTGGAATGGGATCAGGCAGGAAATGAGGAATGTGCTGGCCAGGAAACCCGGAGCCTCAGGCAAGGACTCGACCCTGGTGTGA